From a region of the Odocoileus virginianus isolate 20LAN1187 ecotype Illinois chromosome 19, Ovbor_1.2, whole genome shotgun sequence genome:
- the LOC110136558 gene encoding thiosulfate sulfurtransferase/rhodanese-like domain-containing protein 3: MVLQRLLPWSTFRTIFGSAEAALWGLKSIKRSCHNFCTTICQDVTYMELKNLLKSKKIMLIDVREPWEIHEYGKIPGSINIPLDDVGDALQMNPKDFKEKYKEIKPSKSDNLVFSCLAGVRSKKAVVTAISLGFNSAQHYAGGWKEWATYELSEKKQGN; this comes from the exons ATGGTGCTGCAGCGCTTGCTGCCCTGGAGTACTTTCCGGACGATCTTCGGGTCTGCGGAGGCTGCGCTCTGGG gTTTGAAGTCAATAAAAAGAAGCTGCCACAATTTTTGTACCACTATTTGTCAAGATGTCACTTACATGGAACTTAAAAACCTCCTGAAGTCcaaaaaaattatgttaattGATGTTAGAGAGCCATGGGAAATTCATGAGTATGGAAAAATCCCCGGGTCCATCAATATACCAT TGGATGATGTAGGCGACGCTCTACAGATGAACCCAAAAGACTTCAAAGAGAagtacaaagaaataaagccatCCAAATCTGACAATCTAGTGTTTTCTTGTTTAGCTGGAGTAAGAAGCAAGAAGGCTGTGGTCACAGCAATATCTCTGGGCTTTAACAG TGCTCAACACTATGCTGGAGGATGGAAGGAATGGGCAACCTATGAACTTTCGGAGAAGAAACAAGGAAATTAA